One part of the Candidatus Tumulicola sp. genome encodes these proteins:
- a CDS encoding AAA family ATPase, with the protein MRLVELQVKAFGRLAGLNVLFGRGLTVIAGPNESGKTTLVECIVRLLFGYPSARYNDDRKRFAPWKGGPHEATLIYALDDGRMLETWRDFAKSEVPTNTCDHQTKRPLREYSGTRETSPGSSLFKLSLAAFESAAVIRAAEFAEKTDDDARKAHKLLAERIAALVGAAGDSSAAATIEALKQFLTSIGGAPNATKSLLTGARARLQTARAALDEYQAASEVARANIERRSKLQADLVTLSERRAALARAKNVAELAGVRAQLRSVDAAQQDLTRVEAGRASSGAPAPVLLARARDVDDAIAGWRSARESEELAVKAAGEKESEREAARQALDACEAAIKDADSRAAQLTAAVTRLAPRAGSAEIDADTLDRLERQFEDVDRLESEARRKETAYAISRHRPSQGPLAALIVTIISMFGLILGLLMRVPMVAYGAGFGLVAGIALFAVWAVAARRGAGSAELLERASEDARAVADQWAKAHAAECRAVGSDDITAVRAARMAQLERERIRAQLAAAQNQAEQARARAETLNKRFADFSHFDQQAVTARQVREERERALAGMLDAVGVSGATLEDRVQAFRDLRQKGDGAVQVAQDMGGAQVKLVTALAGSTPDALRRREAELQAALDGAAGADGSAPDLAASSLAALSTELQKLEEQSHEADKELEGVNGELRDFERRYPGGGAALEEHVALSQARETYLEAAKSAATTARDGIEAAKVAVHSDFAPVLGAAVGAAATAITGGRYSEAGVDPDDFTVRVRPPEGSSWVEASLLSSGTREQLYLALRAAIAQALGSGERVPLLLDDALAHADETRQRSAIRHLAALAAQGQQIIVLTQREGLVEAARDLSGVTVVTLDGPPA; encoded by the coding sequence ATGAGGCTCGTCGAGCTGCAAGTCAAGGCATTCGGTAGACTGGCGGGGCTCAACGTCCTCTTCGGGCGCGGCCTGACCGTGATCGCGGGGCCGAACGAATCCGGGAAGACGACGCTGGTCGAATGTATCGTGCGCTTGTTGTTCGGGTACCCGTCGGCGCGCTACAACGACGACCGCAAACGCTTCGCGCCGTGGAAGGGGGGACCGCACGAAGCGACGTTGATTTACGCGCTGGACGACGGCCGCATGTTGGAGACGTGGCGCGACTTCGCGAAGAGCGAAGTCCCCACCAATACCTGCGATCATCAGACCAAACGGCCGTTGCGCGAATACTCCGGCACGCGCGAGACCTCGCCGGGATCTTCGCTCTTCAAGCTGTCGCTCGCCGCCTTCGAATCGGCGGCCGTGATCCGGGCGGCCGAGTTCGCCGAGAAGACCGACGACGATGCGCGCAAAGCGCATAAGCTGCTCGCCGAGCGCATCGCCGCGCTCGTCGGCGCGGCCGGAGACTCGAGCGCCGCGGCGACGATCGAGGCGCTCAAGCAATTCCTCACCTCGATAGGCGGCGCGCCCAACGCGACCAAGTCGCTCCTGACCGGTGCCCGCGCACGCTTGCAAACGGCGCGCGCGGCCCTCGACGAGTACCAGGCGGCGTCCGAAGTCGCGCGAGCGAATATCGAACGCCGTTCCAAACTCCAAGCCGATCTTGTCACGCTATCCGAGCGGCGCGCCGCGTTGGCGCGCGCCAAGAATGTGGCGGAGCTCGCCGGCGTACGCGCGCAGCTCCGAAGCGTCGATGCGGCGCAGCAAGACTTGACGCGAGTGGAGGCAGGCCGGGCGTCCAGCGGCGCGCCGGCGCCCGTCCTTCTCGCCCGCGCGCGCGATGTCGACGACGCCATCGCCGGATGGCGCTCGGCGCGGGAGAGCGAGGAACTCGCTGTCAAAGCCGCCGGTGAAAAGGAGAGCGAGCGGGAAGCGGCGCGCCAGGCCCTTGATGCCTGCGAGGCCGCGATCAAGGATGCGGATAGCCGGGCCGCGCAGTTGACCGCCGCGGTGACCCGGCTGGCTCCGCGCGCGGGATCGGCAGAAATCGACGCGGACACGCTCGATCGCCTCGAGCGGCAATTCGAGGACGTCGATCGCCTGGAAAGCGAAGCGCGGCGCAAAGAGACCGCCTACGCCATCTCGCGCCACCGCCCGAGCCAGGGGCCGCTGGCGGCGCTGATCGTGACCATCATTTCGATGTTCGGACTGATCCTTGGGCTGCTCATGCGCGTACCGATGGTCGCCTATGGCGCCGGCTTCGGGCTCGTCGCCGGCATCGCGCTCTTCGCGGTGTGGGCCGTCGCTGCGCGCCGCGGAGCCGGGAGTGCCGAACTGCTCGAGCGCGCCTCAGAGGATGCGCGCGCAGTGGCCGACCAGTGGGCCAAGGCTCACGCCGCCGAGTGTCGCGCGGTAGGCAGCGACGACATCACCGCCGTGCGCGCCGCGCGCATGGCGCAGCTCGAACGCGAACGCATCCGCGCGCAACTCGCCGCGGCGCAGAACCAAGCGGAGCAGGCTCGCGCTCGTGCAGAAACGCTGAACAAGCGCTTTGCTGATTTCTCGCACTTCGACCAGCAAGCGGTCACCGCGCGCCAAGTGCGCGAGGAGCGCGAGCGCGCCTTGGCGGGCATGCTTGACGCCGTCGGGGTTTCCGGGGCCACCTTGGAGGATCGGGTTCAAGCATTCCGAGACCTGCGGCAAAAAGGCGATGGCGCGGTGCAGGTCGCCCAAGATATGGGGGGCGCGCAAGTCAAATTGGTGACCGCCTTGGCTGGATCCACGCCCGATGCTTTGCGCCGCCGAGAGGCAGAGCTGCAGGCAGCGCTCGATGGCGCGGCGGGAGCCGATGGCAGCGCGCCTGATCTCGCGGCATCAAGTCTTGCGGCGCTTTCGACCGAACTCCAAAAACTGGAAGAGCAGTCTCACGAAGCCGACAAGGAGCTCGAGGGAGTCAACGGCGAGTTGCGCGATTTCGAGCGGCGTTACCCCGGCGGCGGCGCGGCGCTGGAAGAGCATGTCGCCCTGAGCCAGGCCCGCGAGACCTATTTGGAAGCGGCGAAGTCCGCGGCGACCACGGCGCGTGATGGGATAGAAGCCGCCAAGGTCGCCGTGCACAGCGATTTTGCGCCGGTGCTCGGCGCCGCAGTCGGCGCTGCCGCGACGGCGATCACGGGCGGACGATATTCGGAGGCGGGCGTAGATCCCGATGACTTCACGGTGCGCGTGCGCCCGCCGGAAGGCAGCTCGTGGGTGGAAGCAAGCCTGCTGTCGAGCGGAACGCGCGAGCAGCTGTACTTGGCGCTGCGCGCCGCGATCGCGCAGGCCTTGGGCTCGGGCGAACGAGTGCCGCTGCTGCTCGACGACGCCCTCGCGCACGCCGACGAGACGAGGCAGCGTAGCGCTATACGCCACCTTGCAGCCCTTGCGGCTCAGGGTCAACAGATCATCGTCTTGACGCAACGCGAAGGGCTTGTCGAAGCGGCGCGCGATCTTTCGGGCGTCACGGTCGTCACGCTTGACGGTCCGCCGGCCTGA
- a CDS encoding DNA repair exonuclease, producing MPYRILHIADVHLDMAFAGLDAGLANRRRAQLQDAFERTLALARERKVDALCIAGDLYEDGRSGLDRAAYLRRSFLDLAPLRVFVSPGNHDPFTPASLYRYMDVPDNVTIFAERRMRAVELADGLTLWGCGHEYALDREPILKGFACEGDGMHLLLFHGSDSAHMPPDKECIAPFTDADLQRSGAAHAMVGHFHSQLSRGRYAYPGSPEPHTFAQAGRHTASLVTIENRRVGVDFIDVNRTRYVTLDFDLTGMSDRAAVSTVLRSEIAAAVDKPGEVFCRVRLVGAAAPTLEASSAELAEELSPAFPGLEIVEAFASFDLAAIQSEGHTVRAEFVRALLKRREAASDAERLQLDRALHYGLLAFAEKPLQI from the coding sequence ATGCCGTACCGCATCCTTCACATCGCCGACGTCCACCTCGATATGGCGTTCGCCGGGCTTGACGCGGGTCTCGCGAATCGGCGCCGCGCGCAATTGCAGGACGCGTTCGAACGAACGCTTGCCCTGGCGCGCGAGCGCAAAGTCGACGCGCTGTGCATCGCCGGCGATCTTTACGAGGACGGCCGCTCGGGCTTGGACCGCGCCGCGTATTTGCGCCGCTCCTTTCTGGACCTCGCGCCCCTCAGAGTCTTCGTCAGCCCGGGCAACCACGATCCCTTCACCCCGGCCTCGCTCTACCGCTACATGGACGTGCCGGACAACGTCACGATTTTCGCCGAGCGGCGCATGCGCGCCGTCGAACTCGCAGACGGTCTGACGTTGTGGGGCTGCGGCCACGAATACGCGCTCGATCGCGAGCCCATCCTCAAGGGCTTCGCGTGCGAAGGCGACGGCATGCACCTGCTGCTCTTCCACGGCTCCGACAGCGCGCACATGCCGCCCGACAAGGAGTGCATCGCGCCCTTCACCGACGCCGACCTGCAGCGCTCCGGCGCAGCCCACGCCATGGTCGGGCACTTCCATTCGCAATTGAGCCGCGGGCGTTACGCGTATCCGGGTTCGCCGGAGCCGCACACGTTCGCTCAGGCAGGCCGTCACACCGCGTCGTTGGTGACGATCGAAAATCGCAGGGTGGGCGTCGATTTTATCGACGTCAATCGGACCCGCTATGTCACGCTGGATTTCGATCTCACGGGCATGAGCGATCGCGCGGCGGTCTCAACCGTCCTGCGCTCGGAGATCGCCGCCGCGGTGGACAAACCCGGCGAGGTGTTCTGCCGCGTGCGCTTGGTCGGCGCCGCGGCACCGACGCTTGAGGCCTCCTCGGCGGAACTCGCCGAGGAGCTGTCGCCCGCGTTTCCGGGACTGGAGATCGTCGAAGCGTTCGCCTCGTTCGACCTCGCCGCGATCCAGAGCGAGGGTCACACCGTCCGCGCTGAGTTCGTGCGCGCGCTGCTCAAACGGCGCGAAGCGGCGAGCGATGCGGAGCGCCTGCAGCTCGACCGCGCGCTGCATTACGGGTTGCTCGCGTTCGCCGAGAAACCGCTCCAAATATGA